A DNA window from Arachis duranensis cultivar V14167 chromosome 3, aradu.V14167.gnm2.J7QH, whole genome shotgun sequence contains the following coding sequences:
- the LOC107477696 gene encoding pentatricopeptide repeat-containing protein At2g41080-like isoform X1, which produces MGRFRVPRTCFSFVSVSTVFQNPVFHLSTVTFKTHLEDGNFSYAKEQFATLCSNGRIREAFHNFVSYIWSEPRLFSNLIQACIRTKSVSLGKQLHSLIITSGCSSDKFVSNHLLNLYSKFGEFRVAVLLFDRMPTRNTMSCNIMIKAHLEMGSFESAKKMFDEMPERNVATWNAMVTGLAKFEMNEESLFLFSQMNELGFMPDEYSLGSVLRGCAHLTALFAGQEVHAYVMKSGFEFNLVVTCSLAHMYIKAGSLSDGERLIRLMPNCNVVAWNTLMSGKAQNGCFEGVLDQYCLMKKAGFRPDKITFVTVISSCSELATLGQGKQIHAESIKAGASSIVDVVSSLVSMYSRCGSLQDSMKAFSEGKQRDIVLWSSMISAYGFHGQGEEAIKLFNGMEQENLPGNEVTFLSLLYACSHCGLKDKGLDFFELMVQKYGLKARLEHYNCVVDLLGRSGCLEDAEAMIRSMPMEPDAIIWKTLLSACKIHKNAEMAKRVAKEVLRIDPQDSASYILLANIHASANKWQDVSEVRKAMRGKMLKKEPGISWVEIKNQVHQFCLDDKSHPQSAEINRYLDELTSDMKMRGYVPDTSSVTHDMDNEEKEYNLAHHSEKMAIAFALMNCPEGMPIRVMKNLRVCSDCHVAIKYISEIKNLEIVVRDASRFHHFKDGTCSCGDYCMIL; this is translated from the exons ATGGGCAGGTTTCGTGTTCCTCGTAcgtgcttctcctttgtttctGTGTCTACCGTTTTTCAAAATCCCGTCTTTCACTTGTCGACCGTTACCTTCAAAACCCACTTGGAAGATGGAAACTTTTCATATGCCAAAGAACAATTTGCAACCTTGTGTTCCAATGGGCGTATCAGAGAAGCGTTTCACAACTTTGTTTCTTATATATGGTCTGAACCCCGTTTGTTCTCAAATCTCATACAAGCATGCATTCGCACAAAGTCTGTTTCTTTGGGGAAGCAGCTTCATTCTTTGATTATTACTTCTGGCTGTTCCTCGGACAAGTTCGTCTCCAACCATCTCCTCAACCTGTATTCGAAATTTGGGGAGTTTCGAGTTGCAGTCTTACTGTTTGATAGAATGCCTACTAGGAACACCATGTCGTGTAACATCATGATTAAGGCCCATCTTGAAATGGGTAGTTTTGAGAGTGCCAAGaaaatgtttgatgaaatgcctgAGAGGAACGTTGCTACTTGGAATGCAATGGTCACTGGGTTGGCCAAGTTTGAAATGAATGAGGAGTCTTTGTTCTTGTTTTCACAGATGAATGAGTTGGGTTTCATGCCGGATGAGTACTCACTGGGCAGTGTGCTTAGGGGATGTGCACACTTGACAGCTTTGTTTGCAGGCCAAGAGGTTCATGCTTATGTTATGAAAAGTGGGTTTGAGtttaatttggttgtcacatgCTCTTTAGCTCACATGTACATTAAAGCTGGAAGCTTAAGTGATGGAGAGAGATTGATTAGATTGATGCCAAATTGTAATGTGGTTGCTTGGAATACACTTATGTCTGGAAAAGCTCAAAATGGGTGTTTTGAGGGAGTTTTGGATCAATACTGTTTGATGAAAAAGGCAGGTTTTAGACCAGATAAGATTACTTTTGTGACTGTGATCAGTTCATGTTCGGAGTTAGCCACACTTGGTCAAGGGAAGCAAATACATGCCGAATCAATCAAAGCAGGAGCTAGTTCTATAGTTGACGTAGTTAGCTCATTAGTTAGTATGTACTCTAGATGTGGATCCTTGCAAGACTCTATGAAAGCTTTTTCGGAAGGCAAACAGCGAGATATTGTATTGTGGAGCTCAATGATTTCTGCTTATGGGTTTCATGGTCAAGGGGAAGAAGCTATAAAGCTCTTTAATGGGATGGAACAAGAAAATTTGCCAGGAAATGAAGTTACATTTTTGAGCTTGTTATATGCATGTAGTCATTGTGGATTGAAGGACAAAGGACTTGATTTCTTTGAGTTGATGGTACAAAAGTATGGACTCAAGGCTAGACTAGAACACTATAATTGTGTCGTTGACCTACTAGGTAGGTCTGGCTGTTTGGAAGACGCAGAAGCTATGATACGTTCCATGCCTATGGAACCAGATGCCATTATATGGAAAACACTGTTATCTGCATGTAAGATCCACAAGAATGCAGAAATGGCAAAACGGGTTGCCAAAGAAGTTCTTAGGATCGATCCTCAAGACTCAGCATCATATATTCTTCTTGCCAATATTCATGCTTCTGCTAATAAGTGGCAGGATGTTTCTGAGGTGAGGAAGGCCATGAGAGGCAAGATGTTGAAGAAAGAACCAGGCATAAGTTGGGTAGAAATAAAGAATCAGGTTCACCAGTTCTGTTTGGATGACAAATCCCACCCACAATCTGCAGAGATCAATCGGTATCTGGATGAACTAACTTCAGACATGAAGATGCGCGGTTATGTCCCGGATACTAGCTCTGTAACGCATGACATGGACAATGAGGAGAAAGAATACAACTTGGCACACCACAGTGAGAAGATGGCAATTGCTTTTGCATTGATGAATTGCCCAGAGGGAATGCCAATAAGGGTGATGAAGAACTTGCGCGTTTGTAGTGATTGCCATGTTGCCATCAAGTACATATCagagataaaaaatttagaaattgtTGTGCGAGATGCTAGCAGGTTTCACCATTTCAAAGATGGTACATGTTCTTGTGGAGATTATTG TATGATACTATAA
- the LOC107477695 gene encoding protein STRICTOSIDINE SYNTHASE-LIKE 3, giving the protein MTLLRWLAILFLLLAVYCGLDPFRHSPIASFPEFEAKLIQMPPWSEVPPEKDSENLLQKSEVKFLNEVQGPESVAFDTQGRGPYTGVADGRILFWNGHSWLPFAYTSPNRSELCDPKVPASPLSYVTTEHICGRPLGLRFNKKTGDLYIADAYFGLLKVGPEGGLATPLTTEAEGVPFRFTNDVDVDEEGNVYFTDSSAKYQRRNFIQLVFAGDDSGRVLKYNPDTKETTVLVRNIQFPNGISLSKDRSFFYVCEGVVGRLRKYWLKGEKAGTSEIIAILPGIPDNVRVNEDGDFWIALHCRRYMYAYLNALYPNIRKLILKLPIPTKIHYLLQIGGRQHALAVKYSSEGKLLQILEDSEGKVVRAVSEVEEKDGKLWMGSVLMPFIGVYNLK; this is encoded by the exons atgACTCTGCTTCGATGGCTTGCGATTCTGTTCCTTCTGCTCGCCGTGTACTGCGGTCTCGATCCGTTTCGACACAGCCCCATAGCCAGCTTCCCGGAATTCGAGGCCAAATTGATTCAAATGCCGCCGTGGTCCGAGGTGCCGCCGGAGAAAGACTCGGAGAATTTGTTGCAGAAATCGGAGGTGAAGTTCTTGAACGAGGTTCAGGGACCAGAGAGCGTTGCTTTCGACACTCAAGGTCGCGGTCCTTACACTGGTGTCGCTGATGGAAGGATTCTCTTCTGGAATGGACACTCTTGGCTTCCCTTTGCTTATACCTCTCCCAACAG GTCAGAATTGTGTGATCCTAAAGTACCTGCATCACCACTTAGCTATGTGACGACCGAGCACATCTGCGGAAGGCCTTTGGGACTCAGGTTCAACAAGAAAACTGGCGATTTATACATTGCGGACGCATATTTTGGGCTTCTGAAGGTGGGGCCTGAGGGTGGTTTAGCAACACCTCTTACAACTGAGGCTGAAGGGGTGCCATTCAGGTTTACCAATGATGTTGATGTTGACGAAGAAGGGAATGTTTATTTTACGGATAGCAGTGCGAAATATCAGCGCAG GAACTTTATTCAACTGGTATTTGCTGGAGACGACAGCGGCAGAGTTTTGAAATACAACCCTGACACTAAGGAAACCACAGTTCTTGTGAGAAACATTCAATTTCCAAATGGCATTTCCTTAAGCAAAGATCGTTCCTTCTTTTACGTCTGTGAAGGTGTTGTTGGCAG GCTACGCAAATACTGGCTGAAAGGCGAAAAGGCTGGGACTTCAGAGATCATAGCCATCCTGCCTGGAATCCCTGACAATGTGAGAGTCAATGAAGATGGCGATTTTTGGATTGCACTTCATTGCCGAAGGTATATGTATGCGTACCTTAATGCCCTCTATCCAAATATTCGGAAACTCATACTCAAGCTCCCTATACCAACAAAGATTCATTACCTGCTTCAAATTGGTGGCCGGCAACATGCGTTGGCTGTTAAGTACAGCTCCGAAGGCAAACTTCTGCAGATATTGGAGGATAGCGAGGGAAAAGTTGTTAGAGCAGTGAGTGAAGTGGAGGAGAAAGATGGTAAACTATGGATGGGAAGTGTTCTTATGCCTTTTATTGGAGTTTACAACTTGAAATGA
- the LOC107477697 gene encoding pentatricopeptide repeat-containing protein At5g39980, chloroplastic, translating to MSLSAMSCSILPTTVFSIPFPSSKATISINSTTTTLVSKSAAATSKHIWTRTVQRHPRGRTRYKDQTFLDHIVDMDELISSIRQTQNAEELYALMSPYNGRQLSMRFMVSLLSREPDWQRSLALLDWINDMALYSPSVFAYNVVIRNVLRAKQWQVAHGLFDEMRQRGLAPDRYTYSTLITQFGKNGMFDSALFWLQQMEQDNVSGDLVLYSNLIELSRKLRDYTKAISIFMRLKNANITPDLVAYNTMINVFGKAKLFREARLLLQEMKGNDVRPDTVSYSTLLVMYVENQKFVEALSVFSEMNEEKCPLDLTTCNIMIDVYGQLDMAKEADRLFWSMRKMAIEPNVVSYNTLLRVYGEAELFGEAIHLFRLMQRKGVEQNVVTYNTMIKIYGKSLEHEKATNLIQEMQSRGIEPNAITYSTIISIWGKAGKLDRAAMLFQKLRSSGVEIDQVLYQTMIVAYEKAGLVAHAKRLLQELRHPENIPRETAIAILARAGRIEEATWVFRQAFDAGEVKDISLFGCMIDLFSRNKRHANVVEVFEKMREVGYFPDSNVIALVLNAFGKLREFEKADALYREMHEEGCVFPDEVHFQMLSLYGARKDFTTVESLFEKLDSNPNINKKELHLVVSSIYERADRLNDASRIMNRLNKKIVRNHDNT from the coding sequence atgTCTCTGTCCGCTATGAGTTGTTCAATTCTCCCAACTACTGTATTCTCCATTCCCTTCCCTTCTTCCAAAGCCACCATTTCAATCAACTCTACCACTACCACCTTAGTCTCCAAGTCAGCAGCAGCAACATCCAAACACATATGGACAAGAACAGTCCAACGCCATCCACGTGGCAGAACCCGGTACAAAGACCAAACGTTCTTGGACCACATTGTGGACATGGATGAGCTGATATCTTCGATCAGACAGACCCAAAATGCGGAGGAGCTTTACGCTCTCATGTCTCCTTACAATGGCAGGCAGCTCTCTATGCGTTTCATGGTTTCTCTCCTTTCTCGGGAGCCAGACTGGCAACGCTCCCTTGCCTTGCTTGATTGGATCAATGACATGGCTCTCTATTCTCCTTCAGTCTTCGCCTACAATGTCGTTATCCGCAATGTTCTACGTGCCAAGCAGTGGCAAGTTGCACACGGCCTGTTCGACGAAATGCGCCAGAGAGGCCTTGCCCCAGACAGGTACACCTATTCAACTCTGATTACTCAGTTTGGTAAGAATGGCATGTTTGATTCGGCCTTGTTCTGGCTCCAGCAAATGGAGCAGGACAATGTGTCTGGTGACCTTGTCTTGTATAGCAACTTGATTGAGCTTTCTCGGAAATTGCGTGATTACACCAAGGCGATTTCGATATTCATGAGGTTGAAGAACGCTAACATTACGCCTGACCTGGTTGCTTATAACACCATGATTAATGTGTTTGGAAAGGCTAAGTTGTTCCGTGAGGCTCGCCTCCTCCTTCAGGAGATGAAGGGTAATGATGTCCGCCCGGATACTGTGAGTTACTCGACATTGCTCGTGATGTATGTTGAGAACCAGAAGTTTGTTGAGGCACTCTCGGTGTTCTCGGAGATGAATGAAGAGAAGTGCCCGCTTGATCTGACGACATGCAATATTATGATTGATGTTTATGGCCAGCTTGACATGGCCAAGGAAGCTGATCGCCTGTTCTGGAGCATGAGGAAGATGGCAATCGAACCCAATGTGGTCAGTTACAATACACTCTTGAGGGTCTATGGAGAAGCTGAGCTGTTTGGGGAAGCCATCCATCTATTTCGTTTGATGCAGAGGAAGGGTGTGGAACAGAATGTTGTCACATACAACACCATGATTAAGATCTATGGCAAGTCTCTCGAGCATGAGAAAGCAACGAATCTCATTCAAGAGATGCAGAGCAGAGGTATTGAGCCAAATGCCATCACTTATTCCACGATAATATCTATCTGGGGAAAGGCAGGGAAGTTGGATAGGGCAGCCATGTTATTTCAGAAGTTAAGGAGCTCAGGAGTTGAAATTGATCAAGTTCTTTACCAAACAATGATTGTTGCTTACGAGAAAgcaggtttagttgctcatgccAAGCGTCTACTTCAAGAGCTTAGGCATCCAGAGAACATTCCTAGGGAGACTGCAATCGCAATCCTTGCGAGGGCTGGTAGAATTGAAGAGGCTACATGGGTTTTCCGGCAGGCTTTTGATGCTGGAGAGGTGAAGGATATATCTTTGTTTGGGTGTATGATTGATCTTTTCTCAAGGAACAAAAGGCATGCAAATGTTGTTGAAGTGTTTGAGAAGATGAGAGAGGTGGGATACTTTCCTGATTCTAATGTTATTGCTCTTGTGCTGAATGCTTTTGGGAAGCTACGTGAATTTGAGAAAGCAGATGCTTTATATAGAGAGATGCATGAAGAAGGGTGTGTTTTTCCTGATGAAGTTCATTTCCAGATGCTCAGTCTATATGGAGCAAGAAAGGATTTCACAACAGTAGAGTCATTGTTTGAGAAGTTGGATTCCAATCCCAACATCAACAAAAAGGAGTTGCATCTTGTTGTTTCCAGCATTTATGAAAGAGCAGATAGACTTAATGATGCTTCTCGAATCATGAACAGGTTGAATAAAAAAATCGTAAGAAATCATGACAATACTTAG
- the LOC107477696 gene encoding pentatricopeptide repeat-containing protein At2g41080-like isoform X2, whose protein sequence is MGRFRVPRTCFSFVSVSTVFQNPVFHLSTVTFKTHLEDGNFSYAKEQFATLCSNGRIREAFHNFVSYIWSEPRLFSNLIQACIRTKSVSLGKQLHSLIITSGCSSDKFVSNHLLNLYSKFGEFRVAVLLFDRMPTRNTMSCNIMIKAHLEMGSFESAKKMFDEMPERNVATWNAMVTGLAKFEMNEESLFLFSQMNELGFMPDEYSLGSVLRGCAHLTALFAGQEVHAYVMKSGFEFNLVVTCSLAHMYIKAGSLSDGERLIRLMPNCNVVAWNTLMSGKAQNGCFEGVLDQYCLMKKAGFRPDKITFVTVISSCSELATLGQGKQIHAESIKAGASSIVDVVSSLVSMYSRCGSLQDSMKAFSEGKQRDIVLWSSMISAYGFHGQGEEAIKLFNGMEQENLPGNEVTFLSLLYACSHCGLKDKGLDFFELMVQKYGLKARLEHYNCVVDLLGRSGCLEDAEAMIRSMPMEPDAIIWKTLLSACKIHKNAEMAKRVAKEVLRIDPQDSASYILLANIHASANKWQDVSEVRKAMRGKMLKKEPGISWVEIKNQVHQFCLDDKSHPQSAEINRYLDELTSDMKMRGYVPDTSSVTHDMDNEEKEYNLAHHSEKMAIAFALMNCPEGMPIRVMKNLRVCSDCHVAIKYISEIKNLEIVVRDASRFHHFKDGTCSCGDYW, encoded by the coding sequence ATGGGCAGGTTTCGTGTTCCTCGTAcgtgcttctcctttgtttctGTGTCTACCGTTTTTCAAAATCCCGTCTTTCACTTGTCGACCGTTACCTTCAAAACCCACTTGGAAGATGGAAACTTTTCATATGCCAAAGAACAATTTGCAACCTTGTGTTCCAATGGGCGTATCAGAGAAGCGTTTCACAACTTTGTTTCTTATATATGGTCTGAACCCCGTTTGTTCTCAAATCTCATACAAGCATGCATTCGCACAAAGTCTGTTTCTTTGGGGAAGCAGCTTCATTCTTTGATTATTACTTCTGGCTGTTCCTCGGACAAGTTCGTCTCCAACCATCTCCTCAACCTGTATTCGAAATTTGGGGAGTTTCGAGTTGCAGTCTTACTGTTTGATAGAATGCCTACTAGGAACACCATGTCGTGTAACATCATGATTAAGGCCCATCTTGAAATGGGTAGTTTTGAGAGTGCCAAGaaaatgtttgatgaaatgcctgAGAGGAACGTTGCTACTTGGAATGCAATGGTCACTGGGTTGGCCAAGTTTGAAATGAATGAGGAGTCTTTGTTCTTGTTTTCACAGATGAATGAGTTGGGTTTCATGCCGGATGAGTACTCACTGGGCAGTGTGCTTAGGGGATGTGCACACTTGACAGCTTTGTTTGCAGGCCAAGAGGTTCATGCTTATGTTATGAAAAGTGGGTTTGAGtttaatttggttgtcacatgCTCTTTAGCTCACATGTACATTAAAGCTGGAAGCTTAAGTGATGGAGAGAGATTGATTAGATTGATGCCAAATTGTAATGTGGTTGCTTGGAATACACTTATGTCTGGAAAAGCTCAAAATGGGTGTTTTGAGGGAGTTTTGGATCAATACTGTTTGATGAAAAAGGCAGGTTTTAGACCAGATAAGATTACTTTTGTGACTGTGATCAGTTCATGTTCGGAGTTAGCCACACTTGGTCAAGGGAAGCAAATACATGCCGAATCAATCAAAGCAGGAGCTAGTTCTATAGTTGACGTAGTTAGCTCATTAGTTAGTATGTACTCTAGATGTGGATCCTTGCAAGACTCTATGAAAGCTTTTTCGGAAGGCAAACAGCGAGATATTGTATTGTGGAGCTCAATGATTTCTGCTTATGGGTTTCATGGTCAAGGGGAAGAAGCTATAAAGCTCTTTAATGGGATGGAACAAGAAAATTTGCCAGGAAATGAAGTTACATTTTTGAGCTTGTTATATGCATGTAGTCATTGTGGATTGAAGGACAAAGGACTTGATTTCTTTGAGTTGATGGTACAAAAGTATGGACTCAAGGCTAGACTAGAACACTATAATTGTGTCGTTGACCTACTAGGTAGGTCTGGCTGTTTGGAAGACGCAGAAGCTATGATACGTTCCATGCCTATGGAACCAGATGCCATTATATGGAAAACACTGTTATCTGCATGTAAGATCCACAAGAATGCAGAAATGGCAAAACGGGTTGCCAAAGAAGTTCTTAGGATCGATCCTCAAGACTCAGCATCATATATTCTTCTTGCCAATATTCATGCTTCTGCTAATAAGTGGCAGGATGTTTCTGAGGTGAGGAAGGCCATGAGAGGCAAGATGTTGAAGAAAGAACCAGGCATAAGTTGGGTAGAAATAAAGAATCAGGTTCACCAGTTCTGTTTGGATGACAAATCCCACCCACAATCTGCAGAGATCAATCGGTATCTGGATGAACTAACTTCAGACATGAAGATGCGCGGTTATGTCCCGGATACTAGCTCTGTAACGCATGACATGGACAATGAGGAGAAAGAATACAACTTGGCACACCACAGTGAGAAGATGGCAATTGCTTTTGCATTGATGAATTGCCCAGAGGGAATGCCAATAAGGGTGATGAAGAACTTGCGCGTTTGTAGTGATTGCCATGTTGCCATCAAGTACATATCagagataaaaaatttagaaattgtTGTGCGAGATGCTAGCAGGTTTCACCATTTCAAAGATGGTACATGTTCTTGTGGAGATTATTGGTAA